A window of the Streptomyces luomodiensis genome harbors these coding sequences:
- a CDS encoding MFS transporter, translating into MSQAAVSPVRIGRLSIGALGILALALGTLQSVVEPALPMLQRELEVSPAEGALVGNTLLVTGAVVAPVAGKLGDRYGGKSVLVRLMAVVSAGGLLAGLAPNLPVLLLGQILQGVMVGALPLSFILVRDHLPAGASQLAIGVVMALFTGGGMVGTLFAGPIAEGLSWHWMFVLPTIVIIAMTLVVTRLMPHDPPARSETGIDWPGMVLLSGTLLAFMLGLVKMTGDGMPPLAVGAIAVVVAALATGWVVVERRAASPMVDLRMLAKPAMWHSCVLTLVITTSFGMVAFLLPQLFAVSADGYGFGLGTTDIGLFLLPGAIAGAVSDSLGGVAARRFGLRAVLIVGAVVTAATMIALVSLHTAAWQLVLAKALAAIGAGVGTTALLTRTATAVETRDTGIATSLLVVTRVIGVAGGSQVAGAILDAGALPGTDRPAESAFVTGFAVAGLVAALSLLVVRITKKEAQA; encoded by the coding sequence ATGTCCCAAGCCGCGGTTTCCCCGGTCCGTATCGGGAGGCTGTCGATCGGTGCCCTCGGCATCCTGGCACTCGCCCTCGGCACCCTTCAGTCAGTGGTGGAGCCTGCGCTCCCGATGCTCCAACGTGAGCTGGAAGTCAGTCCCGCCGAAGGGGCATTGGTCGGCAACACGTTGCTGGTCACCGGTGCGGTCGTCGCACCCGTCGCAGGCAAACTCGGCGACCGCTACGGCGGGAAGTCGGTGCTGGTCCGGCTGATGGCCGTGGTCTCGGCCGGTGGTCTGCTGGCCGGCCTGGCGCCGAACCTGCCGGTGTTGTTGCTCGGTCAGATATTGCAGGGCGTCATGGTGGGTGCGCTGCCCCTCTCCTTCATCCTGGTGCGCGACCACCTCCCGGCAGGAGCGTCACAGCTGGCGATCGGTGTGGTCATGGCGCTGTTCACCGGCGGCGGCATGGTGGGAACGCTGTTTGCCGGGCCGATCGCCGAAGGGCTGTCCTGGCATTGGATGTTCGTGCTGCCGACGATCGTGATCATCGCGATGACGTTGGTCGTGACTCGGCTGATGCCGCATGATCCGCCGGCCCGATCGGAGACCGGCATCGACTGGCCCGGCATGGTTCTGCTGAGCGGCACGTTGCTCGCCTTCATGCTCGGGCTCGTGAAGATGACGGGCGACGGCATGCCGCCACTCGCCGTCGGTGCCATCGCGGTGGTGGTGGCCGCCCTGGCGACCGGATGGGTCGTGGTCGAGCGCCGGGCAGCCTCGCCGATGGTCGATCTACGCATGCTGGCCAAGCCCGCGATGTGGCATTCCTGCGTGCTCACCCTCGTCATCACCACCAGCTTCGGGATGGTGGCCTTTCTGCTCCCGCAGCTGTTCGCGGTATCGGCCGACGGGTACGGCTTCGGACTCGGCACCACCGACATCGGACTGTTCCTGCTGCCCGGCGCCATCGCCGGGGCGGTAAGCGATTCGCTCGGCGGGGTCGCGGCGCGGCGTTTCGGCCTGCGTGCCGTGCTCATCGTGGGCGCCGTCGTCACGGCGGCCACGATGATCGCCCTGGTGTCACTGCACACCGCGGCATGGCAGCTCGTGCTCGCGAAGGCACTGGCCGCTATCGGCGCGGGCGTCGGTACCACGGCGTTGCTCACCCGAACCGCCACCGCTGTCGAGACCAGGGACACCGGCATCGCCACCAGCCTGCTCGTGGTGACACGCGTGATCGGCGTCGCCGGGGGCTCCCAGGTCGCCGGCGCGATCCTCGACGCCGGGGCCCTCCCGGGGACGGACCGCCCGGCCGAATCGGCCTTCGTCACCGGTTTCGCCGTCGCCGGCCTCGTCGCCGCACTGTCACTGCTCGTTGTCCGTATCACGAAGAAGGAAGCCCAGGCATGA